The sequence TTACCTGTCGATGGATACGCACTTTGAAGCATACTATGGAAGAAACTTAAAATCCTCCGATATAATTCACAATTACAGAAAAGAAAGGGGGAGTTCTGGCTCATACAAATACATAACTGCGGTTTTACATACGAAGGCATTTAGTTTGGTGGTTTATTGCGATATTATCGAAGTTCATAACAATTTCCTCCCAAAATATATTGAGGAAATCTTAGAATTCGTCATTAACGAGTTAAAAATAAATCCAAAGAAACTTACAGTTCTGACCGATAGGGAGTTTAAAAATTTCGAAATAATCAAAATTTTTGAAAGATATGGTTGTAATTATATCTGTTTCGTTCCAAAGAATGATATAAAATATTATCTCGAAAAAGAGTATAAAATTTATAAATGATAAAACTATATCGAAATTAGTTATCGTAGAAGAGAAGGTAATAATAAATGGGGAGAAGAAAACAGTTTATTATACTTTCTTAACCAACATTGATTTCAAAAGACCAAAAATATATCTAAAAACGTATAAAAAACGATGGAATATCGAAACAAGATTCAGAATGCTTAAAAACATAGCTATAAAAACGAAATCAAAGATTTTAGAAGTAAGATTATTCTTGTTTATACTTAGAGCGATTATTCACAATCTATGGGTTGCAATGCAATGGAAAAACAAAAATACGAATTATAAAACCATGAATTTAAAAGAATTCGTTATCAAAATTAATGAATTAATTCGAATGCACATATATACAAATAAACCAATAGATAATACTCAGTTGTGCATACCTAATGCATATTCGGAGATACTGAAGATTATGTTAGGTGGTTGAAAGAAAATAGATATATTTAAAAACTCATCTACCTATAATTATAAACTATAAAATAGTTTAATCAATAAACATTGAGAGGTGGAAATATGAAAAAGGCAATAATAACAGGAATAACTGGGCAAGATGGATATTTCTTAACAAAGTTGTTGTTAGAGAAAGGATATGAAGTTCATGGGATTGTAAGGAGAAATAGCCAAAATTCATTAGGTAATTTAGATTATCTACCAAAAGAAGAAAGAGAACAAATAATTATCTATTGGGGAGATATTACTGACAATGCTTTTATAGATTCAGTTATTAAAAAAGTTCAACCAGATGAGGTTTATCACTTAGCAGCACAAAGCTTTGTTTGGTTTAGTTTTAAGAATCCAAGATTTACTTATGATGTCAATATTGGAGGGACATTAAATGTTGTTAATGCTATAAAGGAGTATTCTCCACACTCAAAGATGTATTTTGCCGCAACATCTGAACTTTATGGTAAAGTTCAAGAAATTCCACAGAAGGAAACTACTCCATTTTATCCAAGAAGTCCTTATGCTGTCTCTAAATTAGCTGGTTTTTGGACTGTTAAAAATTATAGAGAAAGTTATGATTTATTTATGAGTAATGGGATACTATTTAATCATGAGAGTGAGATGAGAGGTCCTGAATTTGTTACAAGGAAGATTAGTTTAGGAGTGGCTAAAATTTATTATGGATTACAAGATTGCATAGAGTTAGGCAATTTAAATGCTAAAAGAGATTGGGGTTATGCTAAAGATTATGTTTATGGAATGTGGCTAATTTTACAGCATATCAAACCAGACGATTTCGTTTTAGCTACTGGAGAAACCCATTCTGTTAGAGAATTCGTTGAAGAAGCATTTAAGGTTGTGGGAATTGATATAGAATGGGAAGGAGAGGGAATTAATGAAGTAGGTAAAGATGCAAATACAGGAAAGGTTTTAGTTAAAGTAAATCCAGAATACTTTAGACCTGCTGAAGTTGATATATTAGTTGGAGATTATTCAAAGGCAAAGAGGGAATTAGGCTGGGAACCAAAAGTTAAATTTAAAGATTTAGTT is a genomic window of Methanotorris formicicus Mc-S-70 containing:
- the gmd gene encoding GDP-mannose 4,6-dehydratase, with the protein product MKKAIITGITGQDGYFLTKLLLEKGYEVHGIVRRNSQNSLGNLDYLPKEEREQIIIYWGDITDNAFIDSVIKKVQPDEVYHLAAQSFVWFSFKNPRFTYDVNIGGTLNVVNAIKEYSPHSKMYFAATSELYGKVQEIPQKETTPFYPRSPYAVSKLAGFWTVKNYRESYDLFMSNGILFNHESEMRGPEFVTRKISLGVAKIYYGLQDCIELGNLNAKRDWGYAKDYVYGMWLILQHIKPDDFVLATGETHSVREFVEEAFKVVGIDIEWEGEGINEVGKDANTGKVLVKVNPEYFRPAEVDILVGDYSKAKRELGWEPKVKFKDLVRIMVEKDLERIENGIIK